CTGGGGGCAATAAAGACCAGAACTTCAACCTAAACATCAACAACACCGATCAGAAGGGTATCACGGACTTCGCCACGCTCAAGCGCACTAGCATTCAGCTTGGCGGCAACACCACACTGCTGAACAAGCTCAAGGCCGGTGGTTCCGTAAACTTGGTTTTAACTAACCAGCTAGGTGCGCCTGTGGGCAATGGCAGTAGCGCGTTTGGGCAGTTGCCGAGCACGCCGCGCAGCTACAATCTGCAAGGGCTGCCGTACCAGGATCCGGTTACGAACCGCAGTGTCTTCTTCTCGGGTGCTGATAACCCGTACTGGAACCTGCGCAACAACCCCACGACGAGCGCCTTGACGCGCTTTATCAACGTGGGTAACCTGAGCTACGAGTTTGCGCCGTGGCTGAACGTGGCCTACCGGGCCGGCTATGACACCTACACCGACCGGCGTAAGCAAATATATGCCGTTGGCGCCGCCCGGGTTCCTTCCGGCCAGATTCTCGATCAGTCGATCTTCCGTAGTGAGCTGAATGGTGATTTGCTTATCACATTGAAGAAAGATCATATCCTGACGCAAGGGTTAAATGCCAACTTGCTGCTGGGCCAGAACATTAACCAGCGCCGTTTCCAAAGCATCTCGTCGCAGGCTGATAACGTTCTGGTTCCCGGCTTCACCAACGCTTCCGTAGGGGGCGTGTTCTCCAACGGCACCGGCGAGCGGTCGGAAGTGCGGCGTTTGCTAGGCTATTATGGGCAGTTATCGTTGGCTTACAACGACTACCTGTTCGTGGATGTGACCGGCCGCGTCGACCAATCGTCGACCTTGCCTAGCAACAAGAACTCGTACTTCTTCCCCTCGGCTACCCTAGGGTTCGTGTTCTCCGATGCTTTCAAGATTTCGTCTGACCTCTTCTCCTACGGTAAGTTGCGGGCCAATATCGCGAAAGTAGGCCGGGACGCTGACCCGTATTCGCTGACCACGCCGTACGCTGTGGTGGTGCAAGGCAACAACGTAGCAGCCCTCAACTTCCCGTTGAACGGCGCTGGCGGCTTCCGCATCAACCAGACCCTAGGTAACCCGGCACTGAAGCCGGAGTTCACGAAGTCGTACGAGGGCGGCATCAACGTAGGCTTCTTCAACAACCGCATCACGGTTGACCTGACTGCGTACAAAACCATCAGCAGCAACCAGATTGTACCAATCACAATCCCCGGCAGCACTGGCTTTATTCAGCGCTACGCGAACGTAGGCCGCTTGGATAACAAAGGCATTGAGGCACTCGTGAACGTAACGCCCTTCCGCAACGACAACTTCCGGTGGGACATCTCGGCAAACTACACGCGCAACCGCAACAAGGTGGTGTACATCGCCGAAGGCGTTGAACGGGCCCGTATCAACGGCCAGGGCTTCATTGGTAGCTTGCCGTTCATCGTGGCGGGGCAGCCGTACGGCGTGATTGTGGGTGGTAAGAAAGCCACAGCGCCTGATGGGCAGTACATCATCGATGGCCGGACTGGCTTGTTCGTGGCCGACATTCCAAACTCCATTATTGCCGATCCGAACGTGAAGTGGCAGGGTGGCCTCACCAACAGCTTTGCTTACCGCGGCATCAACTTCTCGTTCCTAATTGATACGCGGCAGGGCGGCGATGTGCTGTCCTTCACCAACGGTACCTACCGCAACAATGGCGCCCTGGAAGAAACTGGCAAAGACCGCGAATTGCCCCGCATCATTCCGGGTGTAATCGATAACGGTGATGGTACCTACCGGCCCAACAACATCGAGGTAGACGCCCAGAGCTACTGGCAATCGTTTGGCTTGCAAAGCAACCTGAACGTGTACGATGGCACGGTGTACCGCCTGCGCGAAGTGGTGCTAGGGTATGATTTGCCCAAGAGCCTGCTCACGAAGCTGCCGTTCGGTCAGGTAGGCATCTCCCTGACGGCCCGTAACTTATTCTACTACGCGCCTAATGCCAACTTCGACCCCGAGCTGAACACGCAAGGCGCAGGCAACATCCGGGGCCTCGACCTGCAAGGTCCGCCGAACGCGCGCACGTACGGTGCTAACCTTCGCTTTTCCTTCTAACGGCTCCGACTGATTTTATATGAAGCAAACCTCTTTTCTTCGATATTCCTTGGCGGCCGTTTTTGCATTCGCCGCTGCCAGCTGCGACAAGGACAAATTCTTGGATGTCAACAACAACCCTAACCTGCCGCTGACCGTGCCGCCCACGGTGCTCTTGACCGGCGCAGAGGCCTCTACCGGCTTTGTAGTGGGCAACGAGCTAGGTCGGGTGACGGAGCTGTTCATTCAGCACACCGCCGGCATCAACAACCAGCCGCGGACGTATGACACCTACCAAATTCGCGGCAACTACGACAACCAGTGGAACAACGAGCTTTACGGCGGCACCCTGATCAACTTGCAGCAGATCATTAACGCCACGCAGGAAACGAGTCCTGCTTACGCCGGCGCGGCAAAGATCCTGAAGGCGTACAACTTCGCCCTAACCACCGACTTATGGGGCGATATTCCTTATTCGCAGGCATTGCAAGGCAACCTAGATGCACCAAACTTCGCTCCGCGCTTCGACACGCAGCAGGATATCTACCAGGGCAACACGAGCCTAGGTGTGCAAAGCTTGTTTGACCTGGTGAAAGAAGGCCTCGCCGACCTGGATAAGACCAGCGTGCTCAAGCCCGGTGCCGACGACCTAGTGTACCAGGGCAACCTAACTAGGTGGAAAAAATTCGGTAACACCTTGTTGCTCAAGCTAGCCAATACCATCAGCAAGAAGAATCCAACGCTGGCTACCTCCATCATCAACGAGGTGCTGGCGAAAGGCACGGCCGCCCTTATCGTCGACAACGCCGATGACTTTCAGGTGCCGTATGGTACGGCGGTGGGTAACCAGAATCCTTTCTACGCCTACAACTACGTCAACCGCCCTGATGACCAGATGATGAGTCAGCGGTTCTTGGATTCGTTGCGGGTGAAGGATGATCCGCGGCTGCCGTCGTTCTTCACAACCACGCCGGCCAACTCAGCGGCTACCAACACGTCGCGGGGCATCTTCACGGGGTATGATAACGGCAGTACGGCCACGGTGCCCGTTCGAGCTAACCGCTCGCGCTTCAGTACTTATGTAATCGGAACGAGTGGCGAGGCGCCTGTGCGCTTAGTTACCAACTTTCAGCGGGCGTTTATTCTGGCCGAGTCGGCGTTGATTTTGAAAACGGCTGGTGATCCGCAGGCGCTGTTTCAGGAGGGCATTCGGGCTTCTATGGCGAAGGCCGGCATTTCAGCAACGGACATTGCGGCTTACTTCACCGCTAACCCTCGTATCGTTATACTCGCCGGCTCCGATCAGCACAAGCTCAACCAGATCATCACGCAAAAGTGGATTGCCTGGACCGGCAATGGCTATGAGGCTTACAACGACTTTCGCCGCACGGGATACCCGCGTTTGGCATTGACCACCAACCCTAGCTCGGAAAGCCCGACCTCTATTCCGGTGCGTTTGTATTACCCCAACGTGGAAATCTCGTCCAACGTGTCCAACATTCCCACGCCGCAGCCCCTGACCAACGTGCCGGTGTGGTGGGATGTGCCTTAGCCTTGCCGAAGAGCTAACCGTTTCACTTCACCTTGTGCTTTCTCATGAAAAAATACATACATCTTTTCCTGCTGCTCACACTTGCTACTGGCCTAGGTGCTTGCAAGAAAGAGTACGACGACAAAACCCTAGGGCCGCTGGAAGACAGTCTGGCCGATATTCCGATTACGGTTCCCAACCAGGAGTTCTTCGAGCGTTATCCCGTCGTCACGGCTTCGGTGGCGCAGGCACCTAGCCCTTTCACCATCACCCTTCAGATTCCGGTCGAAAAAGGCAAGATCAAGGAAATCACGAAGATCACAACGGGTGCTACGGGTCTGGCAGTGATGCAAAGCGTGGATACGCTGGCCTACAACTACAGCCGCGCAACCAAACGCACGGTGCCTATCGCCGGCAATGGAAGCAACCAGATTACGTTCACGTCGAACCTCCAAACCTACACGACGTACCGCAACCGGGTAGGGGCCGCCAACGCTGGTCAGCCCGGCGTGGTGGCGCCTACCACGGCGTTCAACGACCAAAACCCCAATCAGCTACCCTTCTACTTCCTGCTAACCTTGGAAGATGGCCGCCAACTGATTTCGACGGCGGTGCGCGTACGAGTGGTGAAGTAAGAGCCACTACAAGAGCGAATAAAGAAGCCCCAGCCGGATTCGGCTGGGGCTTCTTTATGTAAAAAACAGAAGGACTTAGTGACGGCGCGAAGGAGCGCTAGCCCAATCAGGATCGTAGCGCACGCCCCCAAACAGGTACAGCATGATGGTGCGCGAGTAGCGCAACGACAGCGTACAAGTGAGCAGCACCCCAATTGAAACGCATGTGACATACACCCAGGTGTCGGGGTCGCCGGCTAGGTAGTAAAGCAAGACGCCCACAACCAGCATGATGCCGGTACCAAAGGCAAAGCTGATGTACATCGCACCCCAGTAAAAGCCCGGCTCAATTTCATAGAGCTGTCCGCACACGGGGCAGCGCTCTGGCATGTCGGTAAAGTGCGTTAGGTTGAAAGCGCTGTGCGTAAACAAAGGCCCCTGGTGGCAGCGCGGGCAGCGCTGATCCAGCATGGCTAGCGTGGAAGATTCGATGGGTTTCATAACAGGAACGGCAGGCAATGACGTGGACATCATACAGCTCGGTAGGTAGTGTGTACGTTCCGGAGCTAGGCAGGCTGCCTTCTAAGGCAACTTTTCAGAAAATACCTCCCGGAAGCGCTGCAAAATTAACCCTGCCCCGCGCCTCGCGCACGGGCTACTTGGCGGTTTGTACAGGACAAATCAACGCTGGTGGCGAAAGACCTCGGGCGTGAGGCCGGTGTACTTGCGGAAGTAGCGGCTAAAGTAGGAAGCATCATCAAAACCTAGGTCGTCGGCTATCTGCGCCACCGACTTTGCGGAGTGGGAGAGGAGGCGTTGGGCTTCCATTATCACCCGCTCGTGAATGAGCGTGCTAGCTGTTTTGTTCAGCACGCGCCGGCACACGGCGTTCAGGTGGTTGGCCGAAAGGTGTAGCAGCTCGGCGTAGGCGCCCACCGTGCGCACGGTGCGAAAGTGCTGGTTGAGCAACTGCCCGAAAGCCCGGATCTGCTGCTGCCCATAGAGCGCCTCGTGGCGGGTGGTGTGCTGGTAGTGGCGAGCAGCTAGCTCCAAGCACAGGTACACGTACGACCGAAACACGTCGGCTTGGTTGTCGTGTTGACTGGCATTTTCGCCAAACATCCGCTCAAACAGCGGCGCAAATTCGTTTTCTGGGCTAGGTAAGTACAGCACCGGCGGCTGCGTCGTGTCGAAAAATGGATAGTCGTAGAGGCGGCTGCCGGGGTAGCGAAACAGGTAGAAGCTAGGGTCGAAAAACACGATGAAGCCTTGCGCATCGGCCTGGAGCTGCAAGCTGTGCACTTGGCCCGGAGTCATAAAAAACAGGCTGTCCGGTTGTAATTCGTAGGTTATCAGGTCGATGGTGTGCGTGCCGTGGCCCTGCGTCACGTACAGCAACAGGTAGAAGTCGTGGCTGTGCGGCAAGCTCAGGCCAGGGAACTTGGCCGCGTGCGCCGGTAGCTGCTCCACATAGTAAGGCTTGCGCTGCCTCGACTGCTGCGGAAATGACGTGATGGCCAGTACAGGTAAATCGGAAGCCTTCATGCTGCAAGAAACTCACGGAAACCGAATTACATCCGCAAGAATGACAGCTAAATAACTATTTTACGAACTGTCAAGGGCTCGTTGCCGTGGCCGTTATCTATATGCGCGTCGCCGTTACGCCCGATGTTCTGCTGTTGTATGCCGTGTTGGCGCAGGCGGTTTTTGCGGCTGGCTTGCTGTGGTTTGCCCCGCACAACCGGCTGCCTAATCGGTTTCTGGCCTTGCTGATGTTTGCTATGGCTCTGTGGTCGTTCGACGGGCTGCTGCGCGCGGCTAATGTGTACGGGCAAGACGCTAACTGGTACTTCAAACCGATTTATTACTCCTTCGCTTTCGGGCCGCTGCTGTACTTCTACGTGCAGAGCTTGATCAACCATGCTTTCCGTTTTCGGCCGCGGCACTGGTGGCATTTTGGACCCGTGCTGGTGCAAGCTGCGCTGTATTGGTGGCTCACTTTTCAGCCGTACACCACTAAGCTTTGGTTTTGGGAAAACGTGCACCAGCCGTACACCTACCGGGTGGAGTTTATCGGCACTTGGGTGTCGCTGCTGGTGTACCTAGGGTTGAGCTTGCGTCTGCTGCAACGATACCAGCGCTGGCTGCCCGACAATTTCTCCGAGACGTCGCAGCTGCGGCTTTCGTGGCTGCGCGTGCTGCTGCTGGCCCTCGGTATCGTGAGTGCGCAGTGGCTGGTAGAAGTCATACTGCGCGAGTTCTTCGACCTGTACTATGCCTATGACTATTCGACCTGGCTGCTCGGTGGGGTGGTACTGCTGATCGGGGTGGTGGGGTTGCGGCAGGCGAACATGGCAGCCGTGAACTTCGCTCCCGAAGAAGCCTCGACCGAGCCGGAAGATTCAGAAAATGAAGCTGTTGTAAGAAGTGTCCAACGCAGTGGACTGGGGGCGCCGCCCCCAAGTACACCGGTCATCAGCGAAACTGCCGTTGAAGTGCCGCGCCAAGCAGCTGTCGTAGAGCCTGCCGTGATGGCCCGGCTGCAACGCGCCTTGGAGGAAGAGCAACTGTACTTAAATCCGACTCTCTCCTTGGCCGAGCTTTCCGCACACACTGGCCTAGCTCCTCGCCTGATTTCTTTTACCGTGAATAATGGCTTCAATCAGTCCTTCAACGACCTGGTGAATAGTTACCGCGTGGAAGCCGTGAAGCGTCGCCTAGCCAACCCCGCCGATGTGGCGCGGCTCACGCTGCTAGGTATTGCTTACGAATGCGGCTTCAATTCCAAAACCACCTTCAACCGCATTTTCAAGCAGTTTACGGGCGTCGCTCCCAGCGAATACGGCCGCGGCACCTGATCAAGTAAGACTGGGCATACTGAAGTCTTGGCCTAGCTTAAGGCTAGGTGTGTGGGTTACGTCCAAAAAGAGCGTCGGGCTACACATGCCAAACCAGAGTTCGAAAAGTGCAGCCCGACGCTCCATCGGGGTGTAAATATTTATTCCACGTCCTATCTATACACTCTATCTAGGTTCTATTTACTGCGTCGTTACTTCTAGGTCGCCGCCCTCGCGGAAGAGGGTGTGGTCGACGAAGTAGCCCTGGTTGGTTTTACCGTTTACCTTGATTGGACCTAGGTTTCGGCTCGGCCCAGACTTTTTGATGGTCACTACTTTGCCGTTGTCCATCTTCCATTTTACCTCATCAAAGACGGGCACGCTCACGAT
This Hymenobacter sp. GOD-10R DNA region includes the following protein-coding sequences:
- a CDS encoding SusC/RagA family TonB-linked outer membrane protein produces the protein MKQKLLVSILLLFTLLQQVNAQTRKLSGRVTDRQTGEGLPGVTVLVKGTTNGVSTGADGAYALTLAGAGSTLVFSSVGYETTERPIGTENQINVVLASSSKELNEVVVTALGIERDVRSINTTQQQIKGDEIAQRSEPNVLNALQGKVSGVNITSSSGLPGSSTNINIRGITSLQNSNQPLFVVDGIPISNSLDVTNGTTLGTLGAAQSSNRALDIDPNNIASINILKGPAAAALYGSRAASGAIIITTKTGGNANKKLEVTVNSGISFQQVYGLQKLQNDYGQGTNGVLTTTNGDINTGSQASWGPRFGTTPTLANGLLLANGSTLPYQAYPNNIKDFFQTGRLLTNGVNIAGGNKDQNFNLNINNTDQKGITDFATLKRTSIQLGGNTTLLNKLKAGGSVNLVLTNQLGAPVGNGSSAFGQLPSTPRSYNLQGLPYQDPVTNRSVFFSGADNPYWNLRNNPTTSALTRFINVGNLSYEFAPWLNVAYRAGYDTYTDRRKQIYAVGAARVPSGQILDQSIFRSELNGDLLITLKKDHILTQGLNANLLLGQNINQRRFQSISSQADNVLVPGFTNASVGGVFSNGTGERSEVRRLLGYYGQLSLAYNDYLFVDVTGRVDQSSTLPSNKNSYFFPSATLGFVFSDAFKISSDLFSYGKLRANIAKVGRDADPYSLTTPYAVVVQGNNVAALNFPLNGAGGFRINQTLGNPALKPEFTKSYEGGINVGFFNNRITVDLTAYKTISSNQIVPITIPGSTGFIQRYANVGRLDNKGIEALVNVTPFRNDNFRWDISANYTRNRNKVVYIAEGVERARINGQGFIGSLPFIVAGQPYGVIVGGKKATAPDGQYIIDGRTGLFVADIPNSIIADPNVKWQGGLTNSFAYRGINFSFLIDTRQGGDVLSFTNGTYRNNGALEETGKDRELPRIIPGVIDNGDGTYRPNNIEVDAQSYWQSFGLQSNLNVYDGTVYRLREVVLGYDLPKSLLTKLPFGQVGISLTARNLFYYAPNANFDPELNTQGAGNIRGLDLQGPPNARTYGANLRFSF
- a CDS encoding SusD/RagB family nutrient-binding outer membrane lipoprotein, whose amino-acid sequence is MKQTSFLRYSLAAVFAFAAASCDKDKFLDVNNNPNLPLTVPPTVLLTGAEASTGFVVGNELGRVTELFIQHTAGINNQPRTYDTYQIRGNYDNQWNNELYGGTLINLQQIINATQETSPAYAGAAKILKAYNFALTTDLWGDIPYSQALQGNLDAPNFAPRFDTQQDIYQGNTSLGVQSLFDLVKEGLADLDKTSVLKPGADDLVYQGNLTRWKKFGNTLLLKLANTISKKNPTLATSIINEVLAKGTAALIVDNADDFQVPYGTAVGNQNPFYAYNYVNRPDDQMMSQRFLDSLRVKDDPRLPSFFTTTPANSAATNTSRGIFTGYDNGSTATVPVRANRSRFSTYVIGTSGEAPVRLVTNFQRAFILAESALILKTAGDPQALFQEGIRASMAKAGISATDIAAYFTANPRIVILAGSDQHKLNQIITQKWIAWTGNGYEAYNDFRRTGYPRLALTTNPSSESPTSIPVRLYYPNVEISSNVSNIPTPQPLTNVPVWWDVP
- a CDS encoding DUF983 domain-containing protein, with the translated sequence MKPIESSTLAMLDQRCPRCHQGPLFTHSAFNLTHFTDMPERCPVCGQLYEIEPGFYWGAMYISFAFGTGIMLVVGVLLYYLAGDPDTWVYVTCVSIGVLLTCTLSLRYSRTIMLYLFGGVRYDPDWASAPSRRH
- a CDS encoding helix-turn-helix transcriptional regulator translates to MKASDLPVLAITSFPQQSRQRKPYYVEQLPAHAAKFPGLSLPHSHDFYLLLYVTQGHGTHTIDLITYELQPDSLFFMTPGQVHSLQLQADAQGFIVFFDPSFYLFRYPGSRLYDYPFFDTTQPPVLYLPSPENEFAPLFERMFGENASQHDNQADVFRSYVYLCLELAARHYQHTTRHEALYGQQQIRAFGQLLNQHFRTVRTVGAYAELLHLSANHLNAVCRRVLNKTASTLIHERVIMEAQRLLSHSAKSVAQIADDLGFDDASYFSRYFRKYTGLTPEVFRHQR
- a CDS encoding AraC family transcriptional regulator translates to MRVAVTPDVLLLYAVLAQAVFAAGLLWFAPHNRLPNRFLALLMFAMALWSFDGLLRAANVYGQDANWYFKPIYYSFAFGPLLYFYVQSLINHAFRFRPRHWWHFGPVLVQAALYWWLTFQPYTTKLWFWENVHQPYTYRVEFIGTWVSLLVYLGLSLRLLQRYQRWLPDNFSETSQLRLSWLRVLLLALGIVSAQWLVEVILREFFDLYYAYDYSTWLLGGVVLLIGVVGLRQANMAAVNFAPEEASTEPEDSENEAVVRSVQRSGLGAPPPSTPVISETAVEVPRQAAVVEPAVMARLQRALEEEQLYLNPTLSLAELSAHTGLAPRLISFTVNNGFNQSFNDLVNSYRVEAVKRRLANPADVARLTLLGIAYECGFNSKTTFNRIFKQFTGVAPSEYGRGT